A single genomic interval of Streptomyces sp. NBC_00663 harbors:
- a CDS encoding TIGR03086 family metal-binding protein, with the protein MDVVRLDRIAVEEAVRVVGLARDEDEAGAGDWERDSPCAGWSLRRLVAHMAAQHRGFAAAARGVGGEPAHWREPEDLGAPAEVHRAAAADVLDAFAEPGVEGREFTLPELGLTVPGRPAIGFHLVDYVVHAWDVAATLGVRLELPDDVLAAALAVARRVPADPGSRGDGFAFAPASLVPEGAGALEETLRLLGRKPEPQMLL; encoded by the coding sequence ATGGACGTCGTGAGGCTCGACCGGATCGCCGTGGAGGAAGCCGTGCGGGTGGTGGGACTCGCGCGGGACGAGGACGAGGCCGGCGCCGGGGACTGGGAGCGGGACAGCCCTTGTGCCGGGTGGTCGTTGCGACGGCTCGTGGCGCACATGGCCGCGCAGCATCGCGGGTTCGCGGCGGCGGCGCGGGGCGTGGGCGGTGAACCGGCGCACTGGAGGGAGCCGGAGGACCTGGGCGCGCCCGCCGAGGTGCATCGGGCAGCCGCGGCGGATGTGCTCGACGCCTTCGCCGAACCGGGCGTCGAGGGGCGGGAGTTCACGCTCCCGGAGCTCGGGCTGACCGTTCCGGGGCGGCCGGCGATCGGCTTCCACCTCGTGGACTACGTCGTGCACGCCTGGGACGTGGCCGCCACCCTCGGCGTACGTCTGGAACTGCCGGACGACGTCCTCGCCGCGGCCCTGGCCGTGGCCCGGCGTGTTCCGGCGGACCCGGGCAGCCGTGGGGACGGGTTCGCGTTCGCGCCCGCGTCGCTGGTACCGGAGGGGGCCGGGGCCCTGGAGGAGACACTGCGGCTGCTGGGGCGGAAGCCCGAACCTCAAATGTTGCTCTGA
- a CDS encoding DUF692 domain-containing protein yields the protein MERLGTGIGWRPEIADAVERMPGIDWVEVVAENTCPGHLPESLRRLRERGVTVVPHGVSLGLGGADRPDEGRLTALAERAEALGSPLVTEHIAFVRAGGPLTASPRLEAGHLLPVPRTRDALDVLCENIRVAQAALPVPLAVENIAALISWPGEELTEGQFLYELADRTGVRLLIDVANLHTNHVNRGEDPAEALTDLPLEAIAYVHVAGGFERDGVWHDSHAHPVPRPVLDILTDLASRVTPPGVLLERDENFPEPAELEGELTAIRGALEKGREQSQGEGQGQGQGHAPVTEATRAATPAPASDPAATPAPASDPAPTPTPTPAPAPAPAPAPARQRLALAQTALLSALVAGTPVPEGFDRVRLGVQARALAGKRADAVAKVAPELPGILGAGYRTAFLGYAHGHPMTGGYRRDALDFAGYLLAAGAVRDERTLGELREWWLERSGSRPRSHRPGVRLARATRRVLLRR from the coding sequence ATGGAGCGACTGGGCACGGGGATCGGCTGGCGGCCGGAGATCGCGGACGCCGTGGAGCGCATGCCGGGCATCGACTGGGTCGAGGTCGTGGCCGAGAACACGTGCCCCGGCCATCTGCCCGAATCGCTGCGGCGGCTGCGGGAGCGCGGGGTGACCGTGGTCCCGCACGGCGTCTCGCTCGGCCTCGGCGGCGCCGACCGCCCCGACGAGGGGCGACTGACGGCCCTCGCCGAGCGCGCCGAGGCGCTGGGCTCGCCCCTGGTCACCGAGCACATCGCGTTCGTGCGGGCGGGCGGCCCCCTGACGGCCTCCCCGCGCCTGGAGGCCGGCCATCTGCTGCCCGTGCCGCGCACCCGTGACGCCCTCGACGTGCTCTGCGAGAACATCCGCGTCGCCCAGGCCGCGCTGCCCGTGCCGCTCGCCGTCGAGAACATCGCCGCGCTGATCTCCTGGCCGGGCGAGGAGCTGACCGAGGGGCAGTTCCTGTACGAGCTGGCCGACCGCACCGGCGTACGGCTGCTCATCGACGTCGCCAACCTCCACACCAACCACGTCAATCGCGGCGAGGACCCGGCCGAGGCCCTCACCGACCTCCCGCTGGAGGCGATCGCCTACGTCCATGTCGCGGGCGGCTTCGAGCGGGACGGCGTCTGGCACGACAGCCACGCCCACCCGGTCCCGCGCCCGGTCCTCGACATCCTGACCGACCTGGCCTCCCGGGTGACCCCGCCGGGGGTCCTGCTGGAGCGCGACGAGAACTTCCCCGAACCGGCCGAGCTGGAGGGGGAGTTGACGGCGATCCGGGGGGCGCTGGAGAAGGGACGGGAGCAGAGCCAGGGCGAGGGGCAGGGCCAGGGGCAGGGGCATGCTCCGGTCACGGAAGCCACCCGCGCCGCCACACCCGCTCCCGCCTCCGACCCCGCCGCCACACCCGCTCCCGCCTCCGACCCCGCCCCCACTCCCACTCCAACTCCCGCTCCCGCTCCCGCTCCCGCTCCCGCTCCCGCCCGTCAGCGTCTCGCCCTCGCGCAGACCGCGCTGCTGTCCGCCCTCGTCGCCGGGACGCCCGTGCCCGAGGGGTTCGACCGGGTGCGGCTCGGGGTGCAGGCGCGGGCCCTCGCCGGGAAGCGGGCGGATGCCGTGGCGAAGGTCGCGCCCGAGCTGCCGGGGATCCTGGGCGCGGGGTACCGGACCGCGTTCCTCGGGTACGCCCACGGGCACCCGATGACCGGCGGGTACCGCAGGGACGCGCTGGACTTCGCCGGGTATCTGCTGGCGGCGGGGGCGGTCCGGGACGAGCGGACACTGGGTGAGCTGCGGGAGTGGTGGCTGGAGCGGTCGGGGTCACGGCCCCGCTCGCACCGGCCGGGCGTGCGCCTCGCGCGGGCGACGCGGCGGGTGCTGCTGCGCCGCTGA
- a CDS encoding TetR/AcrR family transcriptional regulator codes for MTRLDGRVERGNRTRESVLRRTVEIASVEGLEALSVGRLATELGLSKSGVFALFGSKQELQLATVREASRVFVGEVVEPAAAVPAGIGRLWRLCEAWLDYSERRVFPGGCFFYGVLAEFDAREGAVHDALVETQRYWTGHVEERIAEARTAGELRADTDAGQLAFELIALMESANALSVLHGETAVYRRARVGIAARLRAVAVDGESVPRGFGEN; via the coding sequence GTGACCCGGCTCGACGGTCGGGTCGAACGGGGCAACCGCACCCGGGAGTCGGTGCTGCGCCGTACCGTCGAGATCGCTTCCGTCGAGGGCCTTGAAGCACTGTCGGTGGGGCGGCTCGCGACGGAGCTGGGGTTGAGCAAGAGCGGGGTGTTCGCGCTGTTCGGCTCCAAGCAGGAGCTGCAACTGGCGACCGTACGAGAGGCCTCGCGGGTGTTCGTCGGCGAGGTCGTGGAGCCCGCCGCGGCGGTTCCGGCGGGGATCGGGCGGCTGTGGCGGCTGTGTGAGGCGTGGCTGGACTATTCGGAACGGCGGGTCTTTCCCGGCGGCTGCTTCTTCTACGGCGTGCTCGCGGAGTTCGACGCCCGGGAAGGCGCCGTGCACGATGCGCTCGTCGAGACCCAGCGCTACTGGACCGGGCATGTCGAGGAGCGGATCGCGGAGGCGCGGACGGCCGGTGAGCTGCGGGCGGACACGGATGCCGGGCAGCTGGCCTTCGAGTTGATCGCCCTGATGGAGTCGGCGAACGCCCTGTCCGTGCTGCACGGGGAGACGGCCGTCTATCGCCGGGCCCGGGTGGGGATCGCGGCGCGGTTGCGGGCGGTGGCGGTGGACGGGGAGTCGGTTCCGCGGGGGTTCGGCGAAAACTAA
- a CDS encoding peptidyl-tRNA hydrolase, with protein sequence MNASPFQSEVNVRDQAPQFVLPLVVRIERAAPPARTDALETAARAVLLILSDERALGDGEWAEVMRDWQDARIRKVVRRARGAEWRKAEALPGITATGKSAEVRVFPPVPLDGWPKELAKLQVSGTDLDDPETPVDADPGAPVLWLSPDLDMSAGKAMAQAGHGAQLAWWELSDEQRDAWREAGFPLAVRTAPPERWRELTSSGLPLVRDAGFTEIAPGSCTVVADHPALR encoded by the coding sequence GTGAACGCCAGTCCTTTCCAGTCAGAAGTCAATGTGCGCGACCAGGCTCCTCAGTTCGTGCTGCCTCTGGTCGTACGCATCGAGCGTGCCGCTCCTCCCGCCCGTACCGATGCCCTGGAGACCGCCGCGCGGGCCGTTCTCCTCATCCTCAGTGATGAGCGGGCCCTCGGGGACGGGGAGTGGGCTGAGGTCATGCGGGACTGGCAGGACGCCCGGATTCGGAAGGTCGTGCGGCGGGCGCGTGGGGCGGAGTGGCGGAAGGCCGAGGCGCTGCCCGGGATCACCGCCACGGGAAAGTCGGCCGAGGTGCGGGTGTTTCCGCCGGTGCCGCTCGACGGGTGGCCGAAGGAGCTGGCCAAGCTTCAGGTGTCCGGGACCGATCTCGACGACCCGGAGACCCCGGTGGACGCCGATCCGGGGGCGCCGGTGCTGTGGCTGAGCCCGGATCTGGACATGTCGGCCGGCAAGGCGATGGCGCAGGCCGGGCACGGGGCCCAACTCGCCTGGTGGGAACTGTCGGACGAGCAGCGCGACGCCTGGCGCGAGGCCGGGTTCCCGCTGGCCGTGCGGACCGCGCCGCCCGAGCGGTGGCGTGAACTGACGTCCAGCGGGCTGCCGTTGGTGCGGGACGCGGGGTTCACGGAGATCGCGCCCGGTTCCTGCACCGTCGTCGCCGACCATCCGGCGCTGCGGTGA
- the hemQ gene encoding hydrogen peroxide-dependent heme synthase, translating into MTNDATTPEAGRIPNKGKLAKDLNEVIRYTLWSVFKLKDVLPEDRAGYADEVQELFDQLAAKDVTIRGTYDVSGLRADADLMIWWHAETADQLQEAYNLFRRTRLGRALEPVWSNMALHRPAEFNRSHIPAFLADETPRNYVSVYPFVRSYDWYLLPDEDRRRMLADHGKMARGYPDVRANTVASFSLGDYEWLLAFEADELYRIVDLMRHLRASEARMHVREEVPFYTGRRKSVAELVAGLA; encoded by the coding sequence ATGACCAACGATGCCACCACCCCCGAGGCCGGCCGGATCCCGAACAAGGGCAAGCTGGCCAAGGACCTCAACGAGGTCATCCGATACACGCTCTGGTCCGTCTTCAAACTGAAGGACGTCCTCCCCGAGGACCGCGCGGGCTACGCCGACGAGGTCCAGGAGCTGTTCGACCAGCTCGCCGCCAAGGACGTCACGATCCGCGGCACCTACGACGTGTCCGGACTGCGCGCCGACGCCGACCTCATGATCTGGTGGCACGCCGAGACCGCCGACCAGCTCCAGGAGGCGTACAACCTCTTCCGCCGCACCAGGCTGGGCCGCGCGCTGGAGCCGGTCTGGTCGAACATGGCGCTGCACCGCCCCGCCGAGTTCAACCGCTCGCACATCCCGGCGTTCCTCGCCGACGAGACGCCCCGCAACTACGTCAGCGTCTACCCCTTCGTGCGGTCCTACGACTGGTACCTCCTGCCCGACGAGGACCGCCGCCGCATGCTCGCCGACCACGGCAAGATGGCCCGCGGCTACCCGGACGTCCGCGCCAACACGGTCGCCTCCTTCTCCCTCGGCGACTACGAGTGGCTCCTGGCCTTCGAGGCCGACGAGCTCTACCGCATCGTCGACCTCATGCGCCACCTGCGCGCCTCGGAGGCCCGCATGCACGTCCGCGAAGAGGTCCCGTTCTACACGGGCCGCAGGAAGTCGGTCGCGGAACTGGTGGCAGGCCTGGCCTGA
- a CDS encoding DUF4142 domain-containing protein — protein MRPRPPVQGRGIFSGTGLIITGLAATLAALVFPVWSYADRSGTGVDVLNAQTVSTRYGPLSALDREFVTKVRLAGLWELPAGQQALQKGTTQAVRTAGQHLVEGHTFLDERVREVASQLGLELPNEPNDQQKQWLATLSSAQGTEYDRQFANILRLAHGRVFSVVAQVRATTRNSLVRALADDANTTVLDHIKILEATGYVDWDALAQDMASGNTPPITRTPGPPGPTTDPSPAVPVTPSASPTYTLPPPASSPPPDNQ, from the coding sequence ATGCGACCCCGACCCCCCGTCCAAGGCCGAGGCATCTTCAGTGGCACCGGGCTCATCATCACCGGCCTGGCGGCGACCCTGGCGGCCCTGGTGTTCCCGGTCTGGTCGTACGCCGACCGGTCCGGCACCGGGGTCGACGTACTGAACGCCCAGACCGTGTCGACGAGGTACGGTCCGCTGTCGGCGCTCGACCGGGAGTTCGTCACCAAGGTCCGCCTCGCCGGGCTGTGGGAGCTGCCCGCCGGGCAGCAGGCCCTCCAGAAGGGCACGACGCAGGCCGTCCGCACGGCGGGCCAGCATCTGGTCGAGGGGCACACGTTCCTGGACGAGCGGGTGCGCGAGGTCGCCTCACAGCTCGGCCTCGAACTCCCCAACGAGCCCAACGACCAGCAGAAGCAGTGGCTGGCCACCCTGAGTTCGGCCCAAGGCACGGAGTACGACCGCCAGTTCGCCAACATCCTGCGCCTCGCGCACGGCAGGGTCTTCTCGGTCGTCGCCCAGGTGCGGGCCACCACCCGCAACTCCCTGGTCCGCGCCCTCGCCGACGACGCGAACACCACCGTCCTCGACCACATCAAGATCCTGGAGGCCACCGGGTACGTCGACTGGGACGCCCTGGCCCAGGACATGGCCTCCGGCAACACTCCCCCGATCACCCGCACCCCCGGCCCGCCCGGTCCGACGACCGACCCGAGCCCGGCCGTCCCGGTGACCCCGTCGGCGTCCCCGACGTACACGCTGCCGCCCCCGGCCAGCAGTCCGCCGCCGGACAACCAGTGA
- a CDS encoding polysaccharide deacetylase family protein, with amino-acid sequence MIIRVRQVAAVCALGAALTACATTPEPPRTRAARPAPSAAPSRPPTLAPGPSGLTPVFKHGPRTPDKAVALTFDADMTADQGARAAAGEHFDNPSLIAALRTLKVPATVFMTGRWAEEYPAEARSIGRDPLFEVANHSYSHYAFTGDCYGLPRVSEDRMRSDVERAYTAFREVGVPDAMPYFRFPGGCYDRTALKALTPAGVTAVQWDVVSGDAFATDADAVARQVLDGVRPGSVVVMHCTRSAAPTTERAVRRIVPELRAQGYRFVKVSELIGAKGGPS; translated from the coding sequence GTGATCATTCGAGTACGACAAGTCGCCGCCGTCTGCGCACTCGGCGCCGCCCTCACCGCCTGCGCCACCACCCCCGAGCCGCCCCGCACCAGGGCCGCCCGTCCGGCCCCCTCCGCCGCCCCCTCACGGCCCCCGACCCTCGCCCCCGGCCCCTCCGGTCTCACCCCCGTCTTCAAGCACGGCCCCCGCACCCCGGACAAGGCCGTCGCCCTCACCTTCGACGCCGACATGACCGCCGACCAGGGGGCGCGGGCGGCGGCGGGCGAGCACTTCGACAACCCGTCGCTGATCGCCGCGCTGCGGACGCTGAAGGTGCCGGCGACCGTGTTCATGACCGGCCGATGGGCCGAGGAGTACCCGGCCGAGGCCCGCTCGATCGGGCGGGACCCCCTCTTCGAGGTCGCGAACCACTCGTACAGCCACTACGCCTTCACCGGCGACTGCTACGGCCTGCCGCGCGTGTCCGAGGACCGGATGCGCTCCGACGTCGAGCGCGCCTACACCGCCTTCCGCGAGGTCGGGGTGCCGGACGCGATGCCGTACTTCCGCTTCCCCGGCGGCTGCTACGACCGCACGGCCCTCAAGGCGCTCACCCCCGCAGGAGTCACCGCCGTGCAGTGGGACGTGGTGAGCGGGGACGCCTTCGCGACCGACGCCGACGCCGTGGCCCGGCAGGTCCTCGACGGCGTGCGGCCGGGTTCCGTCGTCGTCATGCACTGCACGCGCAGCGCGGCGCCGACGACCGAGCGGGCGGTGCGGCGGATCGTGCCGGAGCTGCGGGCCCAGGGGTACCGGTTCGTGAAGGTGTCCGAGCTGATCGGGGCGAAGGGCGGACCGTCCTAG
- a CDS encoding TIGR04222 domain-containing membrane protein, with product MFWVLLLLLAWAAAGTACTRLCLAAVRAAAVDTEEVAAGRGHDLTLYEAAFLSGGPRRVADLTMVSMARQRRLLLAHTGWATVVDPRGRDEIERSVIGAIGPEGQSRITPARDAAAGAAPVRGLADRLVRAGLAVPDGARTTVAAAVRQVQFAALVVLALGATALLTPAPSEMPRQLIALWFALPLALTLSCLAIARVEVHPYSRWASPAGQRLLGALARRTGGGDDRTYLTSVAVRGIRAVGEPDLRAAFAEREQHWRDGHTRGA from the coding sequence ATGTTCTGGGTCCTTCTCCTCCTGCTGGCCTGGGCCGCCGCCGGTACCGCGTGTACCCGGCTGTGCCTGGCCGCCGTACGTGCTGCGGCCGTGGACACGGAAGAAGTGGCCGCGGGCCGTGGGCACGATCTGACGCTGTACGAGGCGGCGTTCCTGTCCGGCGGTCCCCGACGGGTCGCCGACCTCACCATGGTCTCGATGGCGCGCCAGCGCCGACTGCTCCTCGCGCACACCGGCTGGGCGACCGTCGTCGACCCGCGCGGCCGGGACGAGATCGAACGCTCCGTCATCGGGGCCATAGGTCCGGAGGGTCAGTCCCGCATCACCCCGGCGCGGGACGCCGCGGCCGGCGCGGCCCCGGTGCGCGGCCTCGCCGACCGTCTCGTCCGCGCGGGTCTCGCCGTGCCGGACGGGGCCCGTACGACGGTGGCGGCGGCGGTCCGCCAGGTGCAGTTCGCCGCGCTCGTGGTCCTCGCGCTGGGCGCGACCGCGCTGTTGACGCCCGCCCCGTCGGAGATGCCGCGCCAGCTCATCGCCCTGTGGTTCGCGCTGCCGCTCGCCCTCACGCTGAGCTGCCTGGCCATCGCCCGGGTCGAGGTCCACCCGTACTCGCGCTGGGCCTCCCCCGCCGGCCAGCGCCTGCTCGGCGCCCTGGCCCGCCGTACCGGAGGCGGTGACGACCGCACCTACCTCACCTCGGTCGCCGTACGGGGTATCCGCGCGGTCGGTGAACCGGACCTGCGCGCGGCCTTCGCCGAGCGCGAGCAGCACTGGCGCGACGGGCACACCAGGGGCGCATAG
- a CDS encoding ABC transporter, whose amino-acid sequence MTALLRYQTALLVRSQRWLPPFILYAVFLGVGVQSGQPILDSLGYAAAALLPVAAWLVRICVSGEPPAARACVAAAVGPARAHLASLLVALGAAAAVGTVATVLVTLISDPVSSDHQIRVPRFPAGGSGLLAVLACALLGTAVGALTAWPLLRSPGRAVPTMLLAALLSVVVTGSPAQAAVSGLVTGSQKGTVPLPLLPLMAAAAVTAVALAVACVRASRRSP is encoded by the coding sequence ATGACCGCGCTGCTCCGCTATCAGACCGCCCTGCTCGTGCGCTCGCAGCGCTGGCTGCCGCCGTTCATCCTGTACGCCGTGTTCCTCGGCGTCGGTGTGCAGAGCGGGCAGCCGATCCTCGACTCGCTGGGCTATGCCGCCGCCGCGCTGCTGCCGGTCGCCGCCTGGCTGGTGCGGATCTGTGTCTCCGGCGAGCCGCCCGCCGCCCGGGCGTGTGTCGCCGCCGCGGTCGGGCCCGCCCGCGCGCATCTCGCCTCGCTGCTCGTGGCGTTGGGTGCCGCGGCGGCGGTCGGTACGGTCGCCACCGTGCTCGTGACGCTGATCAGTGATCCGGTCAGTTCCGACCATCAGATCCGGGTGCCGAGGTTCCCGGCCGGTGGGTCCGGGCTGCTCGCGGTGCTGGCCTGCGCCCTGCTCGGCACGGCCGTCGGGGCGCTGACCGCCTGGCCGCTGCTGCGCTCGCCGGGCCGGGCGGTGCCGACGATGCTGCTCGCGGCCCTGCTGTCGGTCGTGGTGACCGGCTCCCCGGCCCAGGCGGCGGTCAGCGGTCTGGTCACGGGCTCGCAGAAGGGGACGGTCCCGCTGCCGCTGCTGCCCCTCATGGCGGCGGCCGCGGTCACGGCCGTGGCGCTGGCCGTCGCCTGCGTGCGGGCCTCCCGCCGGTCACCCTGA
- a CDS encoding alpha/beta hydrolase, with protein sequence MRAPALYSAAGTLILTTLAAAPAGSTSPGVPGGLPGAVELRGTATAAARAQAAGIAFGRCPDAEDLPAAMRCGTVTVPLDYAHPDGKQIKLTVSRVRATHKDPHNSKHKVPGQGSLVYNPGGPGASGMYFPLIGYLPEWKPLAAAYDLVGYAPRGVGRSAPLSCEDPKHFLKAPSPAPVHPSESYKRERIAEAKAYARGCAKRAGSALRHYTSLNNARDLDVLRAALGEDRLTFMGASYGTYFGALYATLFPSHVRRMVFDAAVNPDPEQIWYRNNLDQSAAFEGRWADFREWVAKHDKVYGLGDTAEKVQRSYDKAAAQLAAEPAGGKVGPGQLQGAFLTAGYYDDFWPHRAQALSAYLKGDPKPLIQQAGPHPEAAKEAENSSAVYTAVECNDAAWPTEWAVWDRDNTRLARVAPFETWDNVWMNLPCAYWQAPRQQVVDVRTGPGELPPVLILAAERDAAAPYQGALEMHRRLSGSVLVTERDAGTHGIGGGPNRCVNGYLDAYLLEGRLPVRRAACAPHPEPKPRAAK encoded by the coding sequence ATGAGAGCCCCCGCCCTCTACTCGGCCGCCGGGACCTTGATCCTGACCACACTCGCGGCCGCCCCGGCCGGCAGCACCTCGCCCGGAGTCCCGGGCGGCCTGCCGGGCGCGGTCGAGCTGCGGGGCACCGCGACGGCCGCCGCACGGGCCCAGGCGGCCGGGATCGCCTTCGGCAGGTGTCCCGACGCGGAGGACCTGCCGGCCGCGATGCGGTGCGGCACGGTGACCGTCCCGCTCGACTACGCGCACCCCGACGGCAAACAGATCAAACTCACCGTCAGCCGGGTCCGGGCCACCCACAAGGACCCCCACAACAGCAAGCACAAGGTCCCCGGGCAGGGTTCCCTGGTCTACAACCCGGGCGGACCCGGCGCCTCCGGCATGTACTTCCCGCTCATCGGCTACCTGCCCGAGTGGAAGCCGCTCGCGGCGGCGTACGACCTCGTCGGCTACGCCCCGCGCGGCGTCGGCCGCTCCGCGCCGCTGTCCTGCGAGGACCCCAAGCACTTCCTCAAGGCGCCCTCACCGGCGCCGGTGCACCCCTCGGAGTCGTACAAGCGGGAGCGCATCGCCGAGGCGAAGGCGTACGCGCGCGGCTGCGCCAAGCGGGCGGGCAGCGCGCTGCGGCACTACACCTCGCTCAACAACGCCCGTGACCTGGACGTCCTGCGCGCCGCGCTCGGCGAGGACCGGCTGACGTTCATGGGGGCGTCGTACGGCACCTACTTCGGGGCGCTGTACGCGACGCTGTTCCCCTCGCATGTGCGGCGGATGGTGTTCGACGCGGCGGTGAACCCGGACCCGGAGCAGATCTGGTACCGCAACAACCTCGACCAGTCGGCCGCGTTCGAGGGCCGCTGGGCGGACTTCCGCGAGTGGGTCGCCAAGCACGACAAGGTGTACGGGCTCGGTGACACGGCCGAGAAGGTGCAGCGCAGCTACGACAAGGCGGCGGCGCAGCTGGCGGCGGAACCGGCCGGCGGGAAGGTCGGGCCCGGGCAGTTGCAGGGGGCGTTCCTGACCGCCGGGTACTACGACGACTTCTGGCCGCACCGGGCGCAGGCGCTGTCCGCCTATCTCAAGGGCGATCCCAAGCCACTGATCCAGCAGGCGGGGCCGCATCCGGAGGCGGCGAAGGAGGCCGAGAACTCCAGCGCGGTGTACACGGCCGTCGAGTGCAACGACGCGGCCTGGCCCACGGAGTGGGCGGTGTGGGACCGGGACAACACACGGCTGGCGCGGGTGGCGCCGTTCGAGACATGGGACAACGTGTGGATGAACCTGCCGTGCGCGTACTGGCAGGCGCCGCGTCAGCAGGTCGTCGATGTGCGGACGGGGCCTGGGGAGTTGCCGCCCGTCCTGATTCTGGCCGCTGAGCGGGATGCTGCCGCGCCTTATCAGGGGGCGTTGGAGATGCATCGGCGGTTGTCGGGGTCGGTGCTGGTGACCGAGCGGGATGCCGGGACGCACGGGATCGGGGGTGGGCCGAATCGGTGCGTGAACGGGTATCTGGACGCGTATTTGTTGGAGGGGCGGCTTCCGGTGCGGCGCGCTGCGTGTGCGCCGCATCCGGAGCCGAAACCGCGGGCTGCCAAGTAA
- a CDS encoding ABC transporter ATP-binding protein — MERALQLDNVGRRYGLRGPWVLRGIHLTLAPGTLTRVEGENGTGKSTLLRLLARLDTPSEGKVRGRPRTAYVPERFPAALPFTPHGYLTHLGKIHGLAEPSAKRAAGDWLDRFGAAAHARTPMAQLSKGSSQKVAVAQALLAEPELLVLDEAWTGLDTGARAELERAVAERTAAGGAVVFVDHDPRRLAEAADAAYVVREGALEARTARTAATAPPTGPQVVVEVQGPAGGRLPEEAYRTTVAAAETEPGAYRLTVPASHSDVLLRTLLTARPPWHVVSVRHATQEGGR; from the coding sequence ATGGAACGCGCTCTGCAGCTGGACAACGTGGGCCGCCGCTACGGCCTGCGCGGCCCCTGGGTCTTACGGGGCATCCACCTCACCCTCGCCCCGGGCACCCTGACCCGCGTGGAAGGAGAGAACGGCACCGGCAAATCGACCCTCCTGCGCCTCCTCGCCCGCCTCGACACCCCCTCCGAGGGCAAGGTCAGGGGCCGACCCCGCACCGCCTACGTCCCCGAACGCTTCCCCGCCGCCCTCCCCTTCACCCCGCACGGCTATCTCACCCACCTCGGCAAGATCCACGGCCTGGCCGAACCGTCCGCCAAGCGCGCCGCAGGCGACTGGCTGGACCGCTTCGGCGCCGCCGCCCACGCCCGCACCCCCATGGCCCAGCTCTCCAAGGGCAGCAGCCAGAAGGTCGCCGTGGCGCAGGCCCTGCTCGCCGAACCGGAGCTGCTCGTCCTGGACGAGGCGTGGACCGGCCTCGACACCGGCGCCCGGGCCGAGCTGGAGCGGGCCGTCGCCGAGCGCACTGCGGCCGGGGGAGCGGTGGTGTTCGTCGACCACGACCCGCGGCGCCTGGCGGAGGCGGCCGACGCCGCGTACGTCGTACGGGAAGGTGCTCTGGAAGCCCGTACGGCCCGTACGGCGGCCACCGCACCGCCCACCGGCCCGCAGGTCGTCGTCGAGGTCCAGGGCCCGGCCGGCGGACGGCTGCCCGAGGAGGCGTACCGCACGACGGTCGCCGCCGCGGAGACGGAACCCGGCGCCTACCGGCTCACCGTCCCCGCGTCCCACTCGGACGTGCTGCTGCGCACCCTGCTGACGGCCCGCCCGCCATGGCATGTGGTGAGCGTGCGCCACGCGACCCAGGAAGGCGGCCGATGA